In the Pseudomonadota bacterium genome, ATGGAGAAGGAGAAGAAGCGGGCATAATGCCGCTTTGCAACAGTTTGCATCCGTTCGGCAACCTGTTGTTCAAACATCTTTACTGAATATTCTCTGCTCACGGGGGTATTCCCTTTGTTCTCTCAACTCCAGAGGGCAAAGGAGCTTGCCGAGTCCGAATCAAAATGGAAAAATAGTGTTTGCAAATCAGGCTTATTGCGATCTGCACAGTATTGCACCTCATGAGATGATAGGAAAGTCTTATACTGAACTGGTAACGCCGAAATCATTGCCTGTGGTGCGGCGGCTTTACGAAAGGAGAATGTTAGGCGAAGATTCTGATACAGTGCCCTTCAGGGAGATAAATTGAA is a window encoding:
- a CDS encoding PAS domain-containing protein, with amino-acid sequence MPSPNQNGKIVFANQAYCDLHSIAPHEMIGKSYTELVTPKSLPVVRRLYERRMLGEDSDTVPFREIN